Genomic segment of Populus nigra chromosome 6, ddPopNigr1.1, whole genome shotgun sequence:
TCATACAACCTCTAATTTCATTTGATGcatacattttattttacagCTCCTCAATGATTACCCGAGAGATCTAGTTACTCTTAAAAGAGCTCAAGTTTTATGTTTCTACATGGGTAGACCTGACCTGTCCCTGGACCTTGTGCAACAGgttcatttctgtccagataGCATAAGTTATACTTTATTATCAACCACCTTGGGGTTAACAAGACTTTTCATTTCAACAGGTTCTACCCAGaaaccaagaagaagattatatATATGGCATGCTTGCGTTTCCGTTATTAGAGCTGGGCCAAATGGCTGATGCTGAGGAAGCAGCAAGAAAGGGATATGAGATCAACCAGCAAGATTACTGGGCGCAACATGCTGTGAGTTCTCATCATCTTAGTATAATGCAGTACATCATATCTtgcctttttatgttttttccacCGTAGTGGAACATATTATTTTGCTCATTGTCATGGACAAATTTTAACTCGTCTTTTAAGAGAGATCAGGAGTATGAGTTTGGTTTGGAGTGACTAAGTACCATATGATAGCAAGAGCTAGAACCGTCCTTTTGAGTGTAAATTCTTGTGCAGGTGTGTCATGTCCTTCAGTATCAATGCCGTTTCAAAGATGCAGTAGACTTCATGGAGGAATGCTCATCTTCATGGAGTTCTTGCTTGTCATTTATGTATGTATAAAATGTTATAGTATAGAAATGAGATGctatatgttattataaatttCCTGATGGTTTTCTCCAATGCCTGAGGTGGCGTCACTGTTTCAATCTACAGGCTGACACATAATTGGTGGCATGTTGCTCTTTGTTACTTGGAAGGTCATGCTCCGGTGAGAAAAGTTTTAGAAGTTTATGACCAACATATCTGGAAAGAGTTGGAAAAAGCTGATGCTGTGCCTCCAGAAGTATGTTATTCTGCTATCTGTTCAAATTTCACCCTCATTTTGTGCGAAGTGGTCTTACTTTTATTGTGCATTCAGGTGTACTTGAATGCTCTGGGTTTGTTGTTGCGTGTGTATCTAAGGGGTGAGCTTGACATCTTTGAGGACCGTCTGAAGATTTTAGCTTCCTGCATAACAGATCAAGTAAGTTATATGTGTTTTAGTGTAAGAACCATAGAAAAAGTAACTAGTCAATCAATGAGTGATGTCTGCTTACAATTTGATTAGTTCTCTCATGAAACTTTGCAAAACATATCTGAATGATCATCTCTACTTTATTCTATTTGAGAGATCATAAAAGTCTATGAgattttatttcaagaattttGTATCCTCACACAGTCCGAAACAAAAGGCTGAATTTAGTAACTAATAATCTTCTGTTGTTATAACTTCGTTATAATAGACCAGCCCCGTAACTATATAACTATAATCACTATAACTGAAATgaacaatatgaaaatatagTTGTTATTGAAAAGATTAAGTTTCAGAAATCAAAGGTCAAAGCATGCAAATTGTGCTCTTCATATGGAAAAAGAATCCCCTTTCCCTGGATTTGGCAGTTTTCTCTCCTAGATATATGAATCCTTACAGGTTTGCTGGACAATTAGCTGTGTCTTCTGTGCTGGATATGCTGGACACAGACGAGTCCTGGATTGTGCTTCAGCTATCAGCACCTTGCAtgctgttgttttgtttttctattatctTGTTTGTGCATGCTGTCTCTTCATTATCAAACATATAATACAAGAATCGGGAGCTTGCATCTACATGCCAAAGGAGCGGATGgaacaaaatttcttttaactcacCCCAGGAGTGAAGTTTGCAACAGTTGAAGACTTTGACTTTAATTAAAGCTCTAAATTCcaatgataatttgttttgagaTGCATTTTTCATGCTTTCACTAGCAATTATGTTTGAATACCATTGGTATGCATATGGGcacatatttttcatgttactGTGTACGTGTTGTCTGATTATTATGTGATACTTCCATGTGCATTACAATATCTAGGCCAACTGGTATTTAGAGTGGCAccttgatgtgttgatattatgGGCCTTGGCTAAAACTGGTGAACCTTCAAAGGCAGAAGATTTACTTGAGGGCTTGAAATCCAGGTAGAAGCCTGTGCTATCTTTATACATTTTCATGCATGGCCCTACATTATTGTAATCTCGTCGTCTTTTTGCAGAATTCATAAGATGAGCAAGAAGAAGCAACAAAGAATGCAGAAAGTGATTCGGGTTTGTTCTGATTGCTGCTTCTCTTACCATTTTTTTATCTCCATTTATACAATTTCATGTTAGTAGCTGGTAAGATACCTTTGCATGCAACCAGGCCATATCCCAAAGATGCAGCGAACCCCCATCCTGGAGGGGTATAGATGTTGACCATAATTAGAATATATAaccttttcctcttttctttgtttgtaaCAAATGATCGGAAAATTGTAACAATTGTGGGTTGGATTCgcatttttctctcttaaattCACAAAACTTCCTTTGGTTCTATGCTAACGTGGTGGTTACTTTTCATAAATCTGTTGCTATTGCTTTCTTCAGATGCTTTTTGAAAGGTGTTTTTGAGATATGCAAGGATTTCATTTTCCCCTTTTCTCAGCTTGCAGAAGCCTTATTCGAGTATGGGAGGGGTAATGACAAGCAAGCATTAGATTTACttgattcagattttgatgCCAACGATTGTAAGGTACTATTATCAAGTTGATTCATGTGTTTTGATCAGCTGTATTtacaaatttgaattaaaagataTGAATTTTACTGTCCTTTGTGCTAGATGCTTGGGGCATCAGATGAACAACTTGATGTATTTAATGAAGTCTGGTACAGCATGTTACTAAATACTGGACAAGCCGCCAAGGGTACATACATTTGGCGTCCCAAACCTCCTATTTCTGCAATTTAACTTCATTGTGGCTCTTCTGACTTCTTTCTTGAGTTGTAGCAATAGGAGTAATGGAGAAGCAGATCAAGAAGAGGGAAGGAACCCCATTCATGTGGCGCTTATTGGTATAGCCCTGACTTGTATGCGgagttttttttaaggataaaatgatCTGGATGAGTGACAATTTCATGACCTATTGCAGGAGAGAGGCTATGCAATGACAGGCAGTCAGGAAGCAACAGTTGCTGGTGAGAAGGCTAGGGCCTTAGAAGCTGCACATTTTGTTCAGGTGGCATGAAAGATGGATCAATCTACCAGCTATGCATTTGGACATCTTGTTACATACATGAATTCTACTCGGCTCTAGCCTTGCTTCATAACTGTGTGAATTACAGATGAAAAATGTGTAACCTTTCTTCCATCGTTCCTAGTTATCCTTTATCTGCATCCCATGATTCCATCTCAATCAAGGGAGAACAACGAAAAGGAAAAGGTGAATCGATGAGTCTGTTTGTCTGAAGACTGAACTAGATAAAGTTACCATTGTGTGAAAGCAAAAATAAAGGCAATCAATATTTTGGTTGATCAGTGGGCTTATCAGATATTTTGACACTGATGGGATAATAATAGAGCATGTTTTCAATCATATCATACACCTTACGCTAATAATAGTTGATGAGGGTGTACAAAAAGATTAAACTAGGAGAGGCAAAAAGATTAAActagaaatgaagaagaaatgatTGCTTGTGAAGTCATTGTTGTTGTGGCAGCACTCTTCATCCGAGGATTGTAAGTGGAAGGtgggaggtttttttttgtttttgtttgtcacAGCAGATTAGGTTTCTCTGATAGAAACATTTTCACCAGAAATTAATACGTAACATTGTTGTTACATCAGAAAGATGACTTTGTGCAATTGCAGTTTAGTAACCATGTTGCTAGCTTGATTAGAACAGAGCCAAAAAGGATGAGCTGGCAACAATTCTAGTACTCCTTGCCACATCCTGAACGTACTTTTATACTATACAAAATATGCAGAGTTTCCTCTTCTTACTTGCTGTGATGAGAGCAAAATTGACAATTGAAGATTTAGATAAACTGTAAAGACAGCTAACTACTTACAAGGCATGGACATCTTCTCCTCATCATAAACTACGAGTGTCTGTAATCAAACCAGACAACATAAAACGCCCAACCATGACTAGTAGTCAGGTCAATCAAAAGCCCCAAACCACACCAATCAACAACTGATCTCCCCACACCAGAGCACAGCCATGCCCACAACATAATCAAAACCTTTAGCCATGCCAACTCCTTCGCACAGCTGCCCACCAGATAATTGTGATGGTCCAGATTCGGGTCGTGACAATTTACTTAATGCCAATCGTTCGGCTTCGAATCCGACTCAGCTCCTCCACAACCTCCCTCGAATCTGGCCGATCATCCTTGTCCGCCGCCACACACCTGAAGGCCAGCTCAGCCACGGATTCAATACCGTTCATAGTTTCCTCATCAACACCTAAAACAGGGTCAACAACCTGACGAAGCAGACCCATTTGGATTTTGGATACTACAAGATCAGCCAAAGCCATCTCCCTCTTGTCCCTACTCTGGTCCACTGCCCTCAAACCTGAAACCAGCTCCAACAAAACCACTCCAAAGCTGTAAACATCACTCTTCTCTGTTAACCGGAACGACCGGTGGTAATCCGGGTCCAAGTATCCAGGTGTGCCTTGAGGCCCGGTACAAACATACccagatgaagatgaagatgttTCAGGCAAGACTAAAAGCCTTGAAAGCCCAAAATCACCCACTTTGATTCTCATATCTCTCTCTATAAAAATATTGGATGATGTAATATCTCTGTGAACAATGGGTGGTTTAACTGAGAAATGCAAGTACTCTATAGCCAAAGCCGTTTGCAATGCGATATCAAGCCTCACTTGCCACGTTAAAGAACTTTTACGGTGCAAGTTGTTTGTTCCATGGAGGTGGTCAGCGAGAGTGCCGTTGGGGACGTAGTCATACACCAGAAGTAACCCTCTTGGATCACTGCAATACCCGTGAAGTTTAACGAGATTTGAATGATTTATTGAAGATAATATCAAGATTTCGTTGCAGAatgacttggttgaaaatgctCTGCCAGCGGCTGCAGCTTGGTGGTGCCTGTGGAGGTATTTAACAGCAACGATTCTGGCATCAGAGAGCTGGCCTAGATACACAGACCCAAACCCTCCATCTCCAATTTTACGCTTGGGGTCAAACCTGTTAGTTGAGGATTCAAGCTCCTCGAAGGTGAACGCAGGAGGGAGAAGACTAGCAGAGCGGTGGCGGTGAAGGAACAGTGTCGTTGGGTCGTCTTCTGTTTTCAATGATTTCAATCGCCTAAACCTAAAAACAATTCCAAAAACCAAAACGGCAATTACAAGACATAACACTGCGGAGATGGAGCACAAAATGGCGACTCGGTTTGGGTCATTTTGGTGAATCCATGTAGGTGAAAACCGAGTTCTGGactgaaaacaaaagaaattcttTTCTGGGTCTGAGGAATTGAAGCCACAGATTCCTTTCTTGGATTTGCATTCCCTGCAGCTGGAGAAGAAGGAATCTTGAGACTCATCGTACTCAACCTGGAACCCGATTTTCAAGAAATTGTCAAGGTACTCTAAGATGTCGGTTTGACATCCCTGCTTTTGGAGACTACGAGGAGTAGCAGATCCACAGTCATTGAGGAGGTTAAGTGGGTTCTTGACGAGCTTACACTCCCAGGGACAgtggctgcagtttgggagaTTTGGTGGGGAACAAGAGCGCAGAACAGAAAGCCGAGAACAATAAGAATCAGAAACTCGAAATGGTGAACCGGAGAGATTGATGGAATGGGCAGGAATGGAAGAAAGATCACTAAAGCAAGTAGCAGCGGGTCTTATTGTTGTAGAGGATGTTAGAGAGGAGAGTTGAGGAGATAGAAGAAGAGAGGAGGAGTTGGGGTCGAAATGAAGGAGAGCAAAAGAGAGGTTATTAATGGAGATTATGGAGTGAGGAGAAGAGCATTTTAGTTGAAAGAAAGGGTGACCACAACCAGGTGATAAAGAGAAGGGGAAAGGAAGAGGAGAAGTGGATGCGAATGGagggcatgaagaagatctcaAGGATGTATCTTGCTTTGAAGTACATTCATGGAACAGAGGATCTGCTGAAATAATGCTATATAGAGAACAGATCAGCATCAAGatggagagaagaagaaaggaatgcTGGGGTTGCTGAGGCATTGCTATGGTTTGGATTGGATTGgtggagatgatgatgatgatcaagAAAGAGAGATGGGTTCTCGAACTAAACTAAATCTTGCTTGAGATAGTTTGGGTGGATTCTTCTGGTTTCAGTGGAGGCTCCTGCCTAGGTTGTCGGAGGAGATGAAAGAGTGACGGAGAAGACAAGTGGGGGGGTATCGAGAGAAGTGAAGGAAGGTCACGTGAAGAGAAGTGGAAACATATTAGAGTTGGCTTTTCTGCGCTCTCGATGTGCTTTTGGAATTTTACATCACTTTCGTTCCTTCACGTGGGTAGGTGGCCTAGTGATGACCTTTGGACTCGAGCACTCTAAATTACTTTCAAattattgtcattttatttgGTGAATTTGCAATTAACAATACATTTTGATTTGGGGatttatgagttgttttttcattttcgaTTTGGTTACCATCCTCGAATCGAATAGAATAGaagaaactaaaacaataagacgaaataaaccaagaaaaaaatagaattgtgtttgataatgatatataaaataaattgattatttatttattatgtttatttgatttatagttaataaaataaaataaaatatgaaaatatttattttaatcttaataaatataactactaaatttacatattttaaaaataaattgatgttattttttctactttattttacattgaatattgaaattaataacctTACTTATTAAATCCAGACCGTCTTGTAGGTCTACCTAAAATTTGGTCAGCTCAGGACTTGGATAAgtctgaatttaaaaaaattagagaatggATTAACCTAatttgacctggttaaaattaaattgagccGCAACTTGGTTGGCTCGAGGGTGAAATTTATGTCAAAAACCcgttgattttttaatcaaaaccatgttgttttgatctttttaagaaaaaaatattttttaaattaaccgggattttttttatttaattgatgaatgggATGTGTTTAAATATGACAATATAGATAGAAAAAGGATTGGGTAAGTgtcaatttgataaaattgaagagaaaatccCCTAAATGGAAGTTTCAGCCAATATAGGGATTAAATGTTtgaatttgtttgatttattttttgtgtaaaatGAATATAATTGTGTGACTTGAACAATAAATGGAGATTTAaggaatttgaaaataaatcatgtttctcttctttaGGTGATATTTAACCAAAGCATGTGGAAGAagagtgaatttaattaatttaattattatgatatttGGGTTAAATCATGTCTGAATAGGTGTATGATAAATGATTATGATGGGTTAGATGTGTAGGAATTGGAGGAAACCCATGGTTTCCTATGAGTTCGACCAAATTGGCCATTAAAGAAGGAAGATAAATTGACAAAACACATCCATGAAATTATTATggaaatatgttttgaatctaATTATGTTGAGTTGACGTTGAATTATAAAGAAGAGATGAAGAAAATCAACCATGGATAATTAAGGTGGTCATACGACTAAGATAGAAAAATAGGGATCATGTTAAATTGGTTTGCTTTAgtattgatgaattaaatgataaaataaaacttgaatatgGATGTATAAATGTATGAGTttgaaatatgtatatatatactgAAACAAAATAAGGGTGTTTTTTTGGGGATCTAGTTATGGATCCAAAGGTTATAATAAAATGATGGTGATGAATTTATCTTGTGTTGACTGAGGATACCACTATAACCAGACCATAATCCAGAGTATGAACTCCATGTGTAGCAAACAAGTGTTTTACACCTTAATATTTCTATTTGTATCACTTGAATTGTTTAACTATAGTTTCTTTAAATGTACAATTCATgattaataaatgaaagaatgattaataaatgaaagaatagagggtgaaagaaatgaaagaaatgtgGACTTGATTAGCTAGATTTTATATAAACTCTCATACTTTATAATTAATGCATTATGTAATTGATTATATGTCTTATTGGATGAGTTGAAATTACTGGAATAGAGTTGATATGGATCATGATCTAGAATGATTGGATCAAGGAATTGTGTTTGTGTGTGGAAGTAAAACAGGTTAAGTTTATAACTTGTGATGTTCTATTATGGAGGAAACTCTGCTGGAATCTCAATAGAAATTATGGTAGAGTACTTAGTAATTTTAAAAGGTTATTGTATATGTTAAAAGGAAtacatatatgaaaaaaaaaatgcttaataattttgtatttaagtATGTGTTTTGTCCTAGAAATTACGGTTGTTATAATTGGTATTAGAGCACTAGCTTCGATCCAGTAAACTTGGATTAATGATTGATATgaatttaaaatgtgttttagaATGATCTGGACTAGACATGAAATCAGGACTGATCCATCCATCCCCGGTTTAGGGAAGAGAATACAGTATActatatgatgatgatgagtaggAAGGAgatttattgataaatattgcTTCATATATACATACGGTTTCAGTGCACTTTAAAAAGGGTGAATCAGCTGGGTGCTGGGATGATTCTATTTCTTGATGAACAGATGTATCATTACCAAGGTATCAGATAGATAAAGGTAAGCAAATAAACCCCCATCAATAGTGTCGATTGTCATGCCTACACCATATCAAACCCTATCTTTTTGGAGCAATTAGTTAAAGCAATGGGGACAAGGATAACTGAAGCTTCTAATATTACATCTAAAGAAGAGAAAGTTGCCACCCTGGTACATTGAGTGAAAGGCATGAAAGAGATAACATGTGTGATATATTTAAGGGAGAAGGATGTTGAGATTGTAGGACACTGGTTGAGGAGGGTAGAAaggaaaatcaatcaaatatcgATGCTAAAAGAGTTATGGCTTGATTGTGTGACCCAGCTATTAACAGCAAATGCCCACTCTTGATAGGAGACTAATAGGGAAAGGAGGTCTAGAGAGGTGCCGACTTGGCAGGATTTTAGGGCAGAATTTGAGAAGCGATATAACTTTTGGCagcataaaaagataaaaaaacataagttcTTAAACTTGAGACATAAAGATGTGATTTTCCTGGAGTATGAAAGGAGGTTCTAGGACCTATATGTCTTTGTTTTTCCATACCATTCTACTAGGCGACACTAGATAAAAAGAATATGTGATGGGTTCAGGCAAGATTTGAAAAGGGTAATGTAGCCATATAGTTTTAGACAATGCGAGAGTTAATACGAGATATTCAAGTTATGGAGAGAGTGACCATGGatgaacagaaaaaagaaagttgaacaGGGATAGGTGATGGGAGTGAAGATGATGGATTATGTATTCTTCACTAGTAAACCTCCTCTTCCAAATAAGAGGAAAAGTGGACAGCCATCTAATCAGTTTTAGAAGAGGGGAAGAGATTTCACCCCAAGAGGAAATTCAAAAGGATGTACACATGTTAGTAGAGGGGGGTCCTCTAATGTACAGGTCTGACAAGGGGTAAATGTTGCAGAAAGGTCTATTAAGTAAATGGGGCTCATATATTTGTTATATACGAAGTGAAATCAGAGACACCTTGGGGATTGTTCAGCTttaatgattagtacttaaaagtgcattttcattaaggttttatatcatcattttgcacttgaagtattaatgactccttaactagagcatgttttataataacaagtctgataatataatttatgataaatgttcattttaaatgcaggcctatcacataaatcaaaggattaattgatgagtttaactactaaaattgagaagataaagagagggctacgcttagaaaagagatgctggttgaattcaaattggaacaccattcggttattggatcataactggagctgtagaacttggatttaggtctggtttatatggatagaaagctaagacataggcataaaactttcatgaagagtccaagattcaaaagaaccgttttcaagttcaaattgtaaaaacaacaaaaaagtcaGAA
This window contains:
- the LOC133696735 gene encoding uncharacterized protein LOC133696735, which produces MEGGVKLDNWGYEVNTSSDACISAINSYYHQVLSYGRERRVILEATLHDKDCVLANILAAHFLCSSANPSRASFHIQAANSRLEEATPYEKAVFDALNSLICENRDDDVALQFHSKLLNDYPRDLVTLKRAQVLCFYMGRPDLSLDLVQQVLPRNQEEDYIYGMLAFPLLELGQMADAEEAARKGYEINQQDYWAQHAVCHVLQYQCRFKDAVDFMEECSSSWSSCLSFMLTHNWWHVALCYLEGHAPVRKVLEVYDQHIWKELEKADAVPPEVYLNALGLLLRVYLRGELDIFEDRLKILASCITDQANWYLEWHLDVLILWALAKTGEPSKAEDLLEGLKSRIHKMSKKKQQRMQKVIRLAEALFEYGRGNDKQALDLLDSDFDANDCKMLGASDEQLDVFNEVWYSMLLNTGQAAKAIGVMEKQIKKREGTPFMWRLLERGYAMTGSQEATVAGEKARALEAAHFVQVA
- the LOC133696734 gene encoding LEAF RUST 10 DISEASE-RESISTANCE LOCUS RECEPTOR-LIKE PROTEIN KINASE-like 1.5; its protein translation is MPQQPQHSFLLLSILMLICSLYSIISADPLFHECTSKQDTSLRSSSCPPFASTSPLPFPFSLSPGCGHPFFQLKCSSPHSIISINNLSFALLHFDPNSSSLLLSPQLSSLTSSTTIRPAATCFSDLSSIPAHSINLSGSPFRVSDSYCSRLSVLRSCSPPNLPNCSHCPWECKLVKNPLNLLNDCGSATPRSLQKQGCQTDILEYLDNFLKIGFQVEYDESQDSFFSSCRECKSKKGICGFNSSDPEKNFFCFQSRTRFSPTWIHQNDPNRVAILCSISAVLCLVIAVLVFGIVFRFRRLKSLKTEDDPTTLFLHRHRSASLLPPAFTFEELESSTNRFDPKRKIGDGGFGSVYLGQLSDARIVAVKYLHRHHQAAAAGRAFSTKSFCNEILILSSINHSNLVKLHGYCSDPRGLLLVYDYVPNGTLADHLHGTNNLHRKSSLTWQVRLDIALQTALAIEYLHFSVKPPIVHRDITSSNIFIERDMRIKVGDFGLSRLLVLPETSSSSSGYVCTGPQGTPGYLDPDYHRSFRLTEKSDVYSFGVVLLELVSGLRAVDQSRDKREMALADLVVSKIQMGLLRQVVDPVLGVDEETMNGIESVAELAFRCVAADKDDRPDSREVVEELSRIRSRTIGIK